In the Flavobacterium pallidum genome, one interval contains:
- a CDS encoding choice-of-anchor D domain-containing protein: protein MKKTTLLMGRLTLLACLLFTALTFGQSQTFSSTGTFTVPAGVTSIRVEAWGGGGAGGGATGAPSAGGGGAGGAYVRNNAITVIPGTTYTVTVGNGGVGSTANGGAGGSSWFGTTGTILAVGGTGGNASATNNVTAAGATAPTTGNTGGTINFYGGNGGTGVTAGASGGGGGASAGTGSNGSAAVGVTGGLAVTGGTAGASGSATSADGASATGYGAGGAGARTATTTDRAGGSGSAGRVIITWVCPTYSLTSTVLPANSCQAGTATVTLNGSAASLPTGPYTVTYNLSGTNAATGNTASMTVSTAGTGTFTTSALANTGSTTVTITNLASGGTSPNNCSSAIGTNNTASVTVITVPAQPGTITGDAAPCVGSSQSYSVTNVAGLTYNWTFPTGWTQTAGGTTNSITVTVGSGTGNVQVTPSNLCGPGTARTLAVTPNTVPSQPSTITGSATPCSGGTSIAYSVTNVSGVTYNWTLPSGWSQTGGTNTNAITVTAGGASGNISVTATNVCGTSTSRTLAVTPTAGPAQPSTITGSTNVCQTSVQGYSVTNVPGVTYTWTFPSGWTQTAGGTSNSISVSAGSTSGNITVTPSIACGSGTPRTLAVTATAMPTILTTTPGSRTGAGAVNLGATASTGTISWFGAATGGVALGTGTTFTTPDIVTSTTFYIEVSNGSCTTSPRTGILATVNAPEIAVSGNGYNIADEDTTPETTDYTDFGTVNVMISSTKTYTIQNIGTLPLTIGTFTIGGANASEFVLLTSPATTLAAGATTTFSVKFTPTAAGVRNATLSFVTNDSDENPFNFYIRGTGGTGVTPEINIQGLGVTIIDGAARGLVADGTLFTTTTIGSSTTRTFTIQNVGTGPLTLSGGPNFAVVTGSGFFTVLTQPAGTIAAGSSTTFQVRFTPTSTGSAVAIVTINNSDDDEGIFDFVIEGTGVIAGRDIGIEGNEVAIADGATSSSVANQTDFGITDLTTPISIPFNVYSYGNSTLTISSTAITAGSGFTITSLSGNVSSGSPTSFVVTFTPTAVGSFSATVTVNSNANSPSTKAAFTFVVTAVVQNLAALTTAPGGVTSNLEFWLKANSEIGVVNDNENVSTWSEQTLGSTKNAIAKFSREPKFKNNATSNVNFNPVITFNGASTLYGNQGFNNQDMFIVLKPKNNITSATNAQDIYCGDDLAVNKNSQDVTGFEMGNTSTRYGTSAADVVAYNQGANTSYGIAEINASKIYSGVNMFNPRRNTVSGRMMLLCNGSTLTTTESLTASPGPYLPYKDIVNSRFWLGRSEYFDASYEGDILEIINYSSLNSNANKSKIESYLAIKYGITLGVNGTSVDYVDSDGTTIFPSANGFNYNIAGIGRDDKSQLNQKQSKTENTVNDVTMGLTTIEARNSDNTSTFDGDKNFLIWGSNNGTLGAQAPILVNMSSGIAGLTTQVDFVSIGRTWKVIENGGDVKTVTVSVPSTLLTSTITPPGDFLMFISSSPIFSPTAEYRIMRANGSKLETTYDFNGTTYITFGYAPERTFVRSISFDGVDDYMDAGNVLNLNNTNFTVSAWIKRNTANKTILSKRNSAFTTGYDLSINSGGYAEMNWMNGSMQTITSSVVIPTGKWHNIGVTFDGTNARMYIDGVLDTTQPLLPVLTNTQSFVIAAADGTATTSFFNGTIDEVRVWGTALTAAQLRYVMNQELREHTNGTVNGSIVPQTITLNEVKSIPWSSVRAYYPMSTYTYTNAKDMSDNDYTAAIKNLITVDYQTAPLPYVSDADGDWTTDTTWKNSDVQDNPYSFSIVDGTTRIGWNIVQTSHNITTNTNKVVLELDVLSNKITADNDIKIEVSHYLSLDGKIDLVGKSQLVQSSGSDLDPTSSGSIERDQQGQTNIYNYNYWSSPVSAPSTVANNLGYTISDVFKDATNPDNLKNINWTYDSEDGAPTSPITISANWIYKFQNVGNAYANWGYIGANGTLLPGEGFTMKGCGAAGATQNYTFTGKPNNGAVTLPIGAGFLNLCGNPYASALDSQQFINDNLDSINGTLYFWEHYSTNATHVYADYQGGYAALTNVGGTPPVAAPGISGLGSSSRIPKRFIPVGQGFFVVGNGTGGTIKFNNNQRLFVKETSGSSNVMFRNANQMNATATSNGEGNQDDSYMVTGFSKIRLGYNSSTNYHRQLLLGFMNEYATSAIDPGYDAVMFDQLPDDMYFLNGDTRLIIQGEGFFNEANIYPLGVKAGVDGNVQFVIDELINFDENQDIYIYDDEDQSYHDIKVGPYDVVLPQGTYDSRFSLRFVNSTLGIENQQPNGPAISFTNNNNSINIQNNEHRFTVDSVSLFNVLGQSLETWKTEHNNDALLQIPVKHYAAGTYIVKINTSTGSFSKKIVMK, encoded by the coding sequence ATGAAAAAAACTACCCTACTAATGGGCAGGCTAACCCTACTAGCCTGCTTACTCTTTACTGCCCTGACTTTCGGGCAATCACAAACTTTCAGTTCCACTGGAACATTTACTGTACCTGCAGGCGTAACCAGCATCCGTGTGGAAGCATGGGGCGGTGGTGGAGCCGGTGGTGGAGCGACAGGAGCTCCTTCAGCAGGCGGTGGTGGTGCCGGTGGCGCATATGTAAGAAACAATGCCATTACAGTGATACCAGGAACTACTTATACCGTAACGGTCGGAAACGGAGGTGTTGGAAGTACAGCTAACGGAGGCGCAGGAGGATCATCATGGTTTGGCACAACAGGCACAATATTGGCCGTGGGTGGAACCGGAGGAAACGCATCTGCCACAAACAACGTCACTGCAGCAGGCGCTACGGCTCCTACAACGGGCAATACCGGAGGAACCATCAACTTTTATGGTGGTAATGGCGGTACAGGTGTCACTGCCGGTGCTTCCGGCGGTGGTGGTGGTGCCAGTGCCGGTACAGGTTCAAACGGTTCGGCCGCGGTAGGTGTAACTGGTGGTCTCGCTGTTACCGGTGGTACTGCCGGAGCAAGTGGAAGTGCAACAAGCGCGGATGGTGCCAGCGCAACAGGATATGGTGCAGGTGGTGCAGGCGCAAGAACAGCTACTACAACGGACAGGGCAGGCGGAAGCGGTTCGGCGGGCCGGGTAATTATCACCTGGGTATGCCCAACTTACTCACTTACTTCTACCGTGTTACCAGCAAATAGCTGTCAGGCCGGAACTGCAACCGTAACGTTGAACGGATCAGCTGCAAGCTTGCCTACCGGACCTTATACCGTAACATATAATCTCAGCGGCACTAATGCTGCAACAGGAAATACCGCATCAATGACGGTATCAACCGCTGGAACTGGAACATTCACAACCAGCGCATTGGCCAATACCGGCTCGACCACTGTTACCATAACGAACCTGGCAAGCGGCGGCACATCACCTAATAACTGTAGCTCCGCTATAGGGACAAATAATACTGCAAGCGTTACTGTTATCACGGTTCCTGCCCAGCCTGGCACTATAACAGGTGATGCTGCTCCTTGCGTAGGCAGCTCACAATCTTACTCCGTAACAAATGTTGCCGGACTTACTTATAACTGGACGTTTCCTACAGGATGGACACAAACCGCAGGAGGAACAACCAATTCCATTACAGTAACCGTAGGCAGTGGAACAGGAAATGTACAGGTTACGCCTTCAAACCTTTGCGGCCCGGGAACTGCGAGGACTTTAGCTGTAACGCCAAATACAGTACCTTCACAACCTTCAACCATAACAGGAAGCGCAACCCCATGTAGCGGAGGAACATCAATAGCATACTCTGTAACTAACGTTTCCGGCGTAACTTACAACTGGACATTGCCTTCAGGATGGTCACAGACAGGTGGCACCAACACCAACGCAATAACAGTCACTGCAGGAGGCGCATCAGGAAACATCAGCGTTACGGCAACAAATGTCTGTGGAACGTCGACATCACGTACCTTGGCGGTAACTCCTACTGCCGGGCCGGCACAACCAAGCACCATTACAGGGTCTACGAATGTATGCCAAACTTCAGTTCAAGGCTACAGTGTTACAAACGTTCCTGGTGTTACTTACACATGGACATTCCCTTCGGGTTGGACACAAACTGCGGGAGGAACTTCAAATTCGATCAGCGTGAGTGCAGGCAGCACTTCCGGAAATATCACCGTCACCCCATCGATAGCATGCGGAAGCGGTACGCCAAGGACATTGGCAGTTACTGCAACGGCCATGCCAACCATACTTACGACTACCCCGGGATCAAGGACAGGAGCAGGAGCAGTCAATCTTGGCGCAACCGCATCAACAGGAACGATATCATGGTTTGGGGCTGCAACGGGTGGTGTTGCTTTAGGGACAGGAACAACTTTTACGACCCCTGACATCGTTACATCCACGACATTTTATATTGAAGTTTCGAACGGAAGCTGTACCACTTCGCCAAGAACGGGAATCTTAGCCACTGTAAACGCGCCTGAAATCGCGGTTTCCGGGAACGGCTATAACATTGCCGATGAAGATACGACACCCGAAACGACGGACTACACAGACTTTGGGACCGTAAACGTCATGATATCTTCTACCAAGACTTATACCATACAGAATATTGGCACATTACCGCTTACTATTGGTACATTTACCATAGGCGGTGCCAACGCTTCTGAATTCGTATTACTTACTTCACCAGCAACTACTCTTGCTGCTGGTGCCACAACGACTTTCTCAGTAAAATTTACGCCAACAGCCGCCGGTGTTAGAAATGCCACTTTGTCCTTTGTGACAAATGACTCGGATGAGAACCCGTTTAATTTCTATATAAGGGGAACCGGCGGAACTGGTGTAACACCTGAAATCAATATTCAGGGACTTGGTGTAACCATCATTGACGGAGCAGCACGCGGGCTTGTAGCTGATGGAACGCTTTTTACCACGACCACCATCGGCAGTTCTACGACCCGTACTTTTACAATCCAGAACGTAGGAACCGGCCCATTGACATTATCAGGGGGGCCAAACTTCGCGGTAGTGACAGGAAGCGGATTTTTTACCGTACTGACACAACCTGCAGGTACCATAGCCGCGGGAAGCAGCACTACGTTCCAGGTAAGGTTCACGCCAACTTCTACCGGTAGTGCGGTAGCCATCGTAACAATCAACAACAGTGACGACGACGAAGGGATATTCGATTTCGTTATTGAAGGAACCGGCGTAATAGCCGGCCGCGATATCGGTATTGAGGGTAACGAAGTAGCGATCGCAGATGGTGCCACATCATCAAGCGTAGCGAACCAGACTGATTTCGGCATTACTGATCTGACTACTCCCATTTCCATTCCATTTAACGTGTATTCTTACGGGAATTCCACCTTAACTATCAGTTCAACAGCAATCACTGCAGGCAGTGGTTTCACGATCACATCATTAAGTGGAAACGTAAGTTCCGGGTCGCCAACTTCATTTGTGGTAACTTTCACGCCGACTGCAGTGGGTTCATTCTCAGCAACGGTAACCGTAAACAGCAATGCCAACAGCCCATCAACCAAAGCAGCCTTTACTTTTGTAGTCACTGCGGTAGTACAGAATCTTGCCGCGCTGACCACTGCGCCTGGCGGGGTGACTTCGAATCTTGAATTCTGGCTGAAGGCCAACAGCGAAATCGGCGTGGTAAACGACAATGAGAATGTGAGCACCTGGAGTGAGCAGACTTTAGGAAGCACAAAAAACGCGATTGCCAAATTTTCCCGCGAGCCGAAATTTAAGAACAATGCTACAAGCAATGTCAATTTCAATCCTGTAATCACCTTTAACGGCGCCAGTACGCTGTATGGCAACCAGGGATTCAACAACCAGGATATGTTCATTGTCCTGAAGCCTAAAAACAACATTACTTCAGCTACGAATGCACAGGACATTTATTGCGGCGATGACCTTGCCGTAAACAAGAACAGCCAGGATGTCACAGGATTTGAGATGGGCAACACCTCTACGCGTTACGGTACTTCAGCCGCCGACGTTGTCGCTTACAATCAGGGTGCCAATACCAGTTACGGAATTGCCGAGATAAATGCCTCAAAAATATACTCAGGCGTAAACATGTTCAACCCGAGGAGGAATACCGTATCGGGCAGGATGATGCTTTTATGCAATGGATCAACGCTTACTACAACAGAATCGCTTACAGCTTCTCCCGGTCCTTACCTGCCTTACAAAGACATTGTGAATTCAAGGTTTTGGTTGGGCCGAAGCGAATATTTCGATGCCAGTTATGAAGGCGACATCCTTGAAATCATCAATTACAGCAGCTTAAATTCGAATGCCAATAAAAGTAAAATTGAGTCTTACCTCGCTATAAAATACGGAATCACATTAGGCGTAAACGGGACCAGCGTGGATTATGTCGATTCTGACGGCACGACGATTTTCCCTTCAGCAAATGGTTTCAACTACAATATTGCCGGAATCGGAAGGGATGATAAATCCCAATTGAACCAAAAGCAATCAAAGACAGAAAATACTGTAAACGATGTCACTATGGGCCTGACCACCATCGAGGCGCGGAATTCAGACAACACCAGTACTTTCGATGGAGACAAGAATTTCCTTATCTGGGGAAGCAATAACGGTACATTGGGGGCACAGGCACCGATTTTGGTAAACATGAGCTCCGGTATTGCAGGACTGACCACTCAGGTGGATTTCGTATCCATCGGAAGGACCTGGAAGGTTATCGAAAATGGTGGCGACGTAAAAACTGTCACAGTATCGGTACCTTCTACCCTATTGACTTCAACGATCACGCCTCCGGGAGACTTCCTGATGTTTATTTCGAGCAGCCCGATTTTCAGCCCTACGGCAGAATACAGGATCATGCGTGCCAACGGCTCAAAACTGGAAACCACTTATGATTTTAACGGCACCACTTACATCACTTTTGGTTATGCACCTGAAAGGACTTTTGTAAGGTCGATTTCTTTTGACGGTGTAGATGATTATATGGATGCCGGAAATGTATTAAACCTCAACAATACAAATTTCACAGTTTCGGCCTGGATTAAAAGAAATACTGCCAACAAGACTATATTATCAAAAAGAAACAGCGCATTCACTACCGGTTACGATTTATCGATCAACAGCGGCGGGTATGCTGAAATGAACTGGATGAACGGCTCGATGCAAACCATTACTTCGTCAGTGGTAATACCAACTGGAAAATGGCACAACATCGGTGTAACTTTTGACGGTACCAATGCACGCATGTATATTGACGGCGTTTTAGATACTACCCAGCCATTATTACCGGTGCTTACCAATACGCAATCGTTTGTTATCGCTGCCGCAGATGGCACTGCGACCACTTCTTTCTTCAACGGGACAATCGATGAGGTAAGGGTTTGGGGCACTGCCCTGACCGCAGCCCAATTGAGGTATGTGATGAATCAGGAATTGCGCGAACACACCAATGGTACCGTCAACGGAAGCATCGTACCGCAAACAATCACATTAAATGAAGTGAAAAGCATCCCATGGTCAAGCGTAAGGGCGTATTACCCGATGTCGACTTATACATACACGAATGCCAAGGATATGTCCGACAATGATTATACTGCAGCCATCAAAAACCTGATTACTGTAGATTACCAGACTGCGCCCCTGCCTTACGTTTCTGATGCCGATGGCGACTGGACCACCGATACCACCTGGAAAAACAGTGACGTACAGGATAACCCATACAGTTTTTCCATCGTTGACGGAACCACAAGGATTGGCTGGAATATCGTACAGACAAGCCATAACATCACTACGAACACCAATAAAGTGGTTTTGGAACTGGACGTTTTAAGCAATAAGATTACTGCCGATAACGACATCAAAATCGAAGTATCCCATTACCTGAGCCTTGACGGAAAAATCGATCTTGTTGGCAAATCCCAATTGGTGCAATCTTCAGGAAGTGATTTGGATCCGACCAGCTCAGGCTCTATTGAAAGGGACCAACAGGGGCAAACGAATATTTACAACTACAATTACTGGTCATCTCCTGTAAGCGCGCCAAGTACCGTAGCAAATAATTTAGGCTACACGATCAGCGATGTATTTAAAGATGCAACAAATCCGGACAACCTTAAAAACATCAATTGGACTTATGACAGCGAGGATGGTGCGCCTACAAGCCCGATTACCATTTCAGCAAACTGGATATACAAGTTCCAGAATGTCGGAAACGCCTATGCAAATTGGGGATACATCGGAGCAAACGGTACATTGCTGCCGGGTGAAGGGTTCACGATGAAAGGTTGCGGCGCTGCGGGTGCTACACAGAATTACACTTTTACAGGAAAACCGAACAACGGTGCGGTGACCTTGCCAATCGGTGCCGGATTCCTGAACCTTTGTGGAAATCCTTATGCATCAGCACTGGATTCACAGCAATTCATCAACGACAACCTCGACTCTATAAATGGCACATTGTATTTCTGGGAGCATTATTCAACAAACGCCACGCACGTTTATGCAGACTATCAGGGCGGTTATGCTGCTTTGACAAACGTGGGGGGAACTCCTCCGGTAGCGGCTCCGGGCATCAGCGGATTGGGCTCAAGCAGCCGAATCCCTAAAAGGTTCATCCCTGTAGGGCAAGGTTTCTTTGTCGTCGGAAACGGTACAGGGGGCACAATTAAATTCAATAACAACCAACGTTTGTTTGTTAAAGAAACCAGCGGATCATCGAATGTAATGTTCAGGAATGCCAATCAAATGAACGCTACAGCCACTAGTAACGGTGAAGGAAACCAGGACGACAGTTATATGGTTACCGGCTTTTCAAAAATCCGCCTCGGCTATAATTCTTCAACAAATTACCACAGGCAGTTGTTGCTCGGGTTCATGAATGAATATGCTACAAGTGCGATAGACCCAGGTTATGATGCCGTTATGTTTGACCAACTTCCTGATGACATGTACTTTCTGAACGGAGATACAAGGCTCATTATCCAGGGCGAAGGTTTTTTCAACGAAGCCAACATTTATCCTCTTGGCGTGAAGGCAGGTGTCGACGGAAACGTGCAATTTGTCATAGACGAGCTGATCAACTTTGACGAGAATCAGGATATCTACATTTATGATGATGAAGACCAGTCATACCATGACATAAAAGTAGGTCCATACGATGTGGTTTTGCCTCAGGGAACTTATGACAGCCGTTTTTCGCTAAGGTTCGTGAATTCAACTTTAGGGATTGAAAATCAACAACCTAATGGCCCGGCCATCAGTTTCACAAACAACAACAACAGCATCAACATTCAAAACAATGAGCATCGTTTTACTGTAGACAGTGTATCCCTTTTTAATGTTTTAGGCCAAAGCCTTGAAACGTGGAAAACGGAACACAACAATGACGCACTGCTGCAGATTCCGGTTAAACATTATGCGGCCGGAACATACATTGTAAAGATCAATACTTCTACCGGAAGTTTCAGCAAAAAAATCGTGATGAAATAA